One genomic window of Oceanibaculum indicum P24 includes the following:
- a CDS encoding 50S ribosomal protein L11 methyltransferase, with product MSEQKRIGGYRVELEVPAELALDFAEAIEPYVSAVAMVELGEGVTWKVEGFGESQPDRAAVISAVALTALSNGVAEPETRIEVLPWTDWLKENRRRFPPIQIGRYFIHGSHHQKQPPSGSIPLLIDAAIAFGSGEHATTRGCLMAAGAMAKRRHRPFRVLDMGCGSGILGVAAAKSWPCRVLLSDIDPQARDVARENTRLNRVPAVRAISGPGYRNPLVTRKGPYDLIFANILARPLCRMAKDLKRHLAPGGIAVLSGLTARQEKWVLSAHRAQRLYLKRRIPQDGWHTLVVG from the coding sequence ATGAGCGAGCAGAAACGCATCGGCGGCTACCGTGTCGAGCTGGAAGTGCCGGCCGAGCTGGCGCTGGATTTCGCCGAGGCCATCGAGCCCTATGTCAGCGCCGTGGCGATGGTGGAGCTGGGCGAGGGCGTGACCTGGAAGGTCGAGGGGTTCGGCGAGAGCCAGCCGGACCGCGCCGCCGTGATCTCCGCCGTGGCACTGACCGCGCTGAGCAATGGCGTGGCGGAGCCGGAGACCCGCATCGAGGTGCTGCCCTGGACCGACTGGCTGAAGGAGAATCGCCGCCGGTTCCCGCCGATCCAGATCGGCCGTTATTTCATTCATGGCTCGCATCATCAGAAGCAGCCGCCTTCCGGCAGCATTCCGCTGCTGATCGACGCGGCCATCGCCTTCGGGTCGGGCGAGCATGCCACTACGCGCGGCTGCCTGATGGCGGCGGGTGCCATGGCGAAGCGCCGGCACCGCCCGTTCCGGGTGCTGGATATGGGCTGCGGCTCGGGGATTCTGGGGGTGGCTGCGGCGAAGAGCTGGCCCTGCAGGGTGCTGCTGTCGGATATCGATCCGCAGGCGCGCGACGTGGCCAGGGAGAATACACGGCTCAATCGCGTGCCGGCGGTGCGTGCGATCTCCGGCCCTGGCTACCGCAACCCGCTGGTGACGCGCAAGGGGCCGTATGACCTGATCTTCGCCAACATCCTGGCGCGGCCGCTGTGCCGCATGGCGAAGGATCTGAAGCGCCATCTGGCGCCGGGCGGCATTGCCGTGCTGTCGGGCCTCACCGCGCGGCAGGAGAAATGGGTGCTGTCCGCGCACCGCGCTCAGCGGCTCTATCTGAAGCGCCGCATCCCGCAGGATGGCTGGCACACGCTGGTGGTGGGGTGA
- a CDS encoding DUF1127 domain-containing protein — MSSNTALNNTANAATHNGTYTMPQIDVLSNITYARSLQAAAVRKGTIFVARAIARGAVWLVQPLLDWQRKNRTYSELMSLDDRMLEDIGLHRTQVRSIAFDSEVEAGIAANTNRSPKAA; from the coding sequence ATGTCGAGCAACACCGCTCTGAACAACACTGCCAATGCTGCGACGCACAATGGTACCTACACCATGCCGCAGATCGACGTTCTGTCGAACATCACCTATGCCCGCTCCCTGCAGGCCGCTGCTGTCCGCAAGGGCACGATCTTCGTGGCCCGCGCGATTGCCCGCGGCGCCGTGTGGCTGGTGCAGCCGCTGCTCGACTGGCAGCGCAAGAACCGCACCTATTCGGAGCTGATGTCGCTGGACGACCGCATGCTGGAGGATATCGGCCTGCATCGCACCCAGGTGCGCAGCATCGCCTTCGACAGCGAAGTCGAGGCCGGCATCGCCGCCAACACCAACCGTTCCCCGAAGGCTGCGTAA
- a CDS encoding aminopeptidase P family protein has protein sequence MSAVSPLHTHGAPHVTRLAALRAELARLGLHGFLVPRADEHQGEYVPTRAERLAWLTGFTGSAGNAVVLRDLAAVFVDGRYTLQVATQVDGGLFARIHSADQAPSDWIAANLPAGAKLGYDPWLHTPNEVEKLKAAAEKAKGHLVAVEGNPLDAVWADQPAPPATPALPHDIAHAGVASADKRRQIAAELAKAGEDAAALTLPESIAWLLNIRGTDVPHTPLPLSFAIVKADASVSLFIDPAKLGEATRRHLGNEVSVSAPDAFLPALAALGTAGKIVRADPATAPVAVFEQLQQAGAKLVRAADPCLLPKACKNPVELAGSREAHRRDGAAVTRFLAWLSREAPKGTVDELTASDRLEAFRAESGLLRDLSFDTISGSGPNGAIVHYRATEATNRVMQPGELYLVDSGAQYLDGTTDITRTIAIGQPSAEMRDRFTRVLKGHIAIATARFPKGTTGSQLDALARLSLWQGGLDYDHGTGHGVGSYLSVHEGPQRISKAGNTIALQPGMIVSNEPGYYKTGAYGIRIENLVAVTDAAEVPGGERPMMGFETLTLAPIDRALIDPALLTPEERAWMDRYHARVRETLAPLLDTETSTWLEDATRPL, from the coding sequence ATGTCCGCTGTCAGCCCTCTTCACACGCATGGCGCGCCCCATGTAACCCGCCTCGCGGCCCTTCGCGCGGAGCTGGCGCGGCTGGGGCTGCACGGGTTCCTGGTGCCGCGCGCGGATGAGCATCAGGGCGAATATGTACCGACCCGCGCCGAGCGGCTGGCCTGGCTGACCGGCTTCACCGGGTCCGCCGGTAATGCCGTTGTACTGCGCGATCTGGCGGCGGTGTTCGTCGATGGCCGCTACACGCTGCAGGTGGCAACCCAGGTCGATGGCGGGCTGTTCGCCCGCATCCACAGCGCCGACCAGGCACCTTCCGACTGGATCGCGGCCAATCTGCCGGCCGGAGCGAAGCTTGGCTATGACCCCTGGCTGCACACGCCGAACGAGGTCGAGAAGCTGAAGGCGGCGGCGGAGAAGGCAAAGGGCCATCTGGTCGCGGTCGAGGGCAACCCGCTGGACGCGGTCTGGGCCGACCAGCCGGCGCCGCCGGCCACACCCGCCCTGCCGCATGATATCGCGCATGCCGGCGTGGCGTCTGCCGACAAGCGCAGGCAGATCGCCGCCGAGCTGGCCAAGGCCGGCGAGGATGCGGCGGCGCTGACCCTGCCGGAATCTATCGCCTGGCTGCTGAACATCCGGGGCACGGACGTGCCGCACACGCCGCTGCCGCTGTCCTTCGCGATTGTGAAGGCCGATGCCAGCGTCAGCCTGTTCATCGACCCGGCCAAGCTGGGCGAGGCGACGCGCCGCCATCTCGGCAATGAGGTTTCGGTGAGCGCCCCCGACGCTTTCCTGCCGGCGCTGGCGGCGCTGGGGACGGCGGGCAAGATCGTCCGCGCCGATCCGGCGACGGCTCCGGTGGCGGTGTTCGAGCAGTTGCAGCAGGCCGGGGCGAAGCTCGTCCGTGCAGCCGATCCCTGCCTGCTGCCCAAGGCCTGCAAGAACCCGGTGGAGCTGGCGGGCAGCCGGGAGGCGCACCGGCGCGACGGGGCGGCGGTGACGCGCTTCCTCGCCTGGCTGTCGCGCGAGGCGCCGAAGGGCACGGTGGACGAGCTGACCGCCTCCGACCGGCTGGAGGCGTTCCGTGCCGAAAGCGGGCTGCTGCGCGACCTGTCCTTCGACACCATCTCCGGCTCCGGCCCGAACGGCGCCATCGTACATTACCGCGCGACCGAGGCGACCAACCGCGTCATGCAGCCGGGCGAGCTGTATCTGGTCGATAGCGGCGCGCAATATCTGGACGGCACCACCGACATCACCCGCACCATCGCCATCGGCCAGCCCTCGGCGGAAATGCGCGACCGCTTCACCCGCGTGCTGAAGGGCCATATCGCCATCGCCACGGCGCGCTTCCCGAAGGGCACGACCGGCAGCCAGCTCGACGCGCTGGCGCGCCTGTCGCTGTGGCAGGGCGGGCTGGATTACGACCATGGCACTGGCCATGGCGTCGGCAGCTACCTGTCGGTGCATGAGGGGCCGCAGCGTATTTCCAAGGCCGGCAATACGATTGCCCTGCAGCCGGGCATGATCGTGTCCAACGAACCCGGCTATTACAAGACCGGCGCCTATGGCATCCGCATCGAGAATCTGGTGGCGGTCACCGACGCCGCAGAGGTGCCGGGCGGCGAGCGGCCGATGATGGGCTTCGAGACGCTGACCCTGGCCCCCATCGACCGCGCGCTGATCGACCCCGCGCTGCTGACGCCGGAGGAGCGCGCCTGGATGGATCGCTACCACGCCCGCGTGCGCGAGACGCTGGCGCCGCTGCTGGATACCGAGACCAGCACCTGGCTGGAGGACGCCACCCGGCCGCTGTGA
- a CDS encoding SRPBCC domain-containing protein → MRQVKTSIDIACSPGEVWRVLMDFPAYAEWNPTIQQIDGVAMPGHRLRLILTLPNGRTRTVRFRVAKVDVRRELRLRTSAMLPGLLRREHVFRLISRGAMGCTFYQEEEVSGLFSIFAGESAFTALRQRFEAMNTALKARCEGTEPPMLLLPHHDHDAPAIEGNETAA, encoded by the coding sequence ATGCGTCAGGTCAAGACATCCATCGATATCGCCTGTTCGCCCGGCGAGGTCTGGCGCGTGCTGATGGATTTCCCCGCCTATGCGGAATGGAACCCCACCATCCAGCAGATCGACGGCGTCGCCATGCCCGGCCACCGGCTGCGGCTGATCCTGACACTGCCGAACGGCCGCACGCGCACTGTCCGCTTCCGGGTGGCGAAGGTGGATGTGCGGCGCGAACTGCGGCTGCGCACCAGCGCCATGCTGCCCGGCCTGCTGCGCCGCGAGCATGTGTTCCGCCTCATCAGCCGCGGCGCCATGGGCTGCACCTTCTATCAGGAAGAGGAGGTCAGCGGCCTGTTCTCCATCTTCGCCGGTGAGAGCGCCTTCACCGCACTGCGCCAGCGCTTCGAGGCGATGAACACCGCGCTGAAAGCCCGCTGCGAAGGCACCGAGCCGCCGATGCTGCTGCTACCGCATCACGATCACGATGCGCCGGCAATCGAAGGCAACGAGACGGCGGCTTGA
- the ligA gene encoding NAD-dependent DNA ligase LigA, translating into MTDTEDTADTSSLPVDGLTLDQAAQELERLAREIAHHNALYYQKDAPEISDAAYDALFRRNQAIEAKFPELIREDSPSLQVGSAPSSAFAKVTHARPMLSLANAFDEEDVRDFVGRVRRFLGLAADAPVAMVAEPKIDGLSASLRYEKGRFVQGATRGDGAVGEDITANLRTVAGIPDTLTGDAPDVLEVRGEVYMRKDEFLAMNEAARARIEQGEKGEKIFANPRNAAAGSLRQLDPSITAKRKLHFFGYGWGELSDPVSETQSGFMERLKGWGFGTNPLWRRVESADELIAYHAEIAAQRASLPYDIDGVVYKVDSITLQQRLGMVSRAPRWAIAHKFPAEQAQTILQKIEIQVGRTGALTPVAHLEPVNVGGVIVSRATLHNEDEIARKDVREGDTVILQRAGDVIPQIVSVVLDRRPKDSQPFVFPDKCPACGSDAVRGEGEAVRRCVGGLTCPAQAVERLRHFVSRDAFDIEGLGEKSIQAFFADGTVKSPADLFTLQARDSQSLTPLRNREGWGKLSAEKLFAAIEQRRTIPLERFVYALGIRQIGQATAKLLARHYGSLDALIAAIEAAADPESEAYRDLVNIDQIGPAVAKDLIAFFAEDHNRETVEALREQVAVEDYVSRIATESPIMGKTVVFTGTLIRVTRDEAKARAEALGAKVAGSVSKKTDYVVIGADAGSKAKKAEELGVTMLDEDGWFELIGA; encoded by the coding sequence ATGACAGACACCGAGGATACTGCCGACACGTCCAGCCTGCCGGTCGATGGGCTGACCCTGGACCAGGCCGCACAGGAGCTGGAACGGCTGGCGCGGGAGATCGCCCATCACAATGCGCTCTATTACCAGAAAGACGCGCCGGAGATCAGCGACGCGGCCTATGATGCGCTGTTCCGGCGCAACCAGGCGATCGAGGCGAAATTCCCGGAGCTGATCCGCGAGGACAGCCCGTCGCTGCAGGTTGGCTCCGCCCCCTCCTCCGCCTTCGCCAAGGTGACGCACGCACGGCCCATGCTGTCGCTGGCCAATGCCTTCGATGAGGAGGATGTGCGCGACTTCGTCGGCCGGGTGCGGCGCTTCCTGGGGCTGGCCGCCGATGCACCGGTGGCGATGGTGGCGGAACCGAAGATCGACGGTCTGTCCGCCTCGCTGCGCTACGAGAAGGGCCGCTTCGTGCAGGGGGCAACACGCGGCGATGGCGCGGTCGGCGAGGACATCACCGCCAATCTGCGCACCGTTGCCGGCATCCCCGACACGCTGACCGGCGACGCGCCCGACGTGCTGGAGGTGCGCGGCGAGGTCTATATGCGCAAGGACGAGTTCCTGGCGATGAACGAGGCCGCGAGGGCGCGCATCGAACAGGGCGAGAAGGGCGAGAAGATCTTCGCCAACCCGCGCAATGCGGCGGCCGGATCGCTGCGGCAGCTCGACCCGTCGATCACCGCGAAGCGCAAGCTGCATTTCTTCGGCTATGGCTGGGGCGAGCTGAGCGACCCGGTGAGCGAGACGCAATCCGGTTTCATGGAGCGGCTGAAGGGCTGGGGCTTCGGCACCAACCCGCTCTGGCGCCGGGTGGAATCGGCGGATGAGCTTATCGCCTACCATGCCGAGATCGCCGCCCAGCGTGCCAGCCTGCCCTACGATATCGACGGCGTGGTCTATAAGGTCGATTCCATCACCCTGCAGCAGCGGCTCGGAATGGTTAGCCGTGCGCCGCGCTGGGCCATTGCCCACAAATTCCCCGCCGAACAGGCGCAGACCATCCTGCAGAAGATCGAGATCCAGGTCGGCCGCACCGGCGCGCTGACGCCGGTCGCCCATCTGGAGCCGGTGAATGTCGGCGGCGTCATTGTCAGCCGCGCCACCCTGCACAATGAGGACGAGATTGCCCGCAAGGATGTGCGCGAGGGCGATACCGTCATCCTGCAGCGCGCCGGCGACGTGATCCCGCAGATCGTCAGCGTCGTGCTCGACCGGCGGCCAAAGGACTCGCAGCCTTTCGTCTTCCCCGACAAATGCCCGGCCTGCGGCAGCGACGCGGTGCGCGGCGAGGGCGAGGCGGTTCGGCGCTGCGTCGGCGGGCTGACCTGCCCGGCCCAGGCGGTGGAACGGCTGCGCCATTTCGTCAGCCGCGACGCCTTCGACATCGAAGGGCTGGGCGAGAAATCCATCCAGGCCTTTTTCGCGGACGGTACGGTGAAAAGCCCTGCCGACCTGTTCACCCTGCAGGCGCGCGACAGCCAGTCGCTGACGCCGCTGCGCAACCGCGAGGGCTGGGGCAAGCTCTCGGCCGAGAAGCTGTTCGCCGCCATCGAGCAGCGCCGGACCATCCCGCTGGAGCGCTTCGTCTATGCGCTGGGCATCCGGCAGATCGGCCAGGCCACGGCGAAGCTGCTGGCCCGGCATTACGGATCGCTCGATGCGCTGATCGCCGCCATTGAGGCCGCCGCCGACCCCGAGAGCGAAGCCTATCGCGACCTGGTGAATATCGACCAGATCGGCCCGGCGGTGGCGAAGGATCTGATTGCCTTCTTCGCCGAGGATCACAACCGCGAGACGGTCGAAGCACTGCGGGAACAGGTGGCAGTCGAGGACTATGTCAGCCGCATCGCCACCGAGTCGCCGATCATGGGCAAGACTGTGGTGTTCACCGGCACGCTGATCCGGGTGACGCGCGACGAGGCCAAGGCGCGGGCCGAGGCGCTGGGCGCCAAGGTCGCTGGATCGGTATCGAAGAAGACCGACTATGTGGTGATCGGCGCGGATGCCGGTTCCAAGGCAAAAAAGGCCGAGGAGCTGGGTGTGACCATGCTGGACGAGGATGGCTGGTTCGAGCTGATCGGCGCCTGA
- the recN gene encoding DNA repair protein RecN has translation MLTSLAIRDVVLIDRLDLDFRAGLSVLTGETGAGKSILLDALGLALGARGDSGLVRHGADQASVTACFEVTETHPAFAVLDEQGLEAEAPLILRRVLAADGRSRAFVNDQPASVGLLRRLGDLLVEIHGQFDDRGLLDPATHREALDAFGNHAALLRDTATAHAGWRQAAEALDRAKADAAQARTDETFLRHAVEELDALSPEAGEEERLAEQRSLMMNAEQIAEAMSAALEHLSGERGAESGLAGASRQLGRIAGKAGPILDPALAALDRAAAEAQEAVHLLQSVASELETDPAALTKAEDRLYALRDVARKHGVEVDALPALRDRLAERLAAIDDNGGRLAALETATKAAREAYSAAAGRLSEARRKAAGRIDKAVGTELPPLKLDKARFATRIEELPEAQWGPQGIDRVAFEVATNPGQAPGPINKIASGGELSRFMLAVKVVLSQVSPVPTLVFDEVDSGVGGATADAVGERLARLGDGLQVLVVTHSPQVAARGGQHLRVEKRAGRDSTTTTVVPLSDPDRREEIARMLSGAQITDEARAAANRLMASS, from the coding sequence ATGCTGACCAGCCTCGCCATCCGCGATGTCGTGCTGATCGACCGGCTGGACCTCGATTTCCGGGCCGGCCTGTCGGTGCTGACCGGCGAGACTGGCGCCGGCAAGTCGATCCTGCTGGACGCGCTGGGGCTGGCGCTGGGGGCACGCGGCGACAGCGGGCTGGTGCGCCACGGGGCGGACCAGGCCAGCGTCACCGCCTGCTTCGAGGTGACGGAAACTCATCCCGCCTTCGCCGTCCTCGACGAACAGGGGTTGGAGGCAGAGGCGCCGCTGATCCTGCGCCGCGTTCTGGCCGCCGATGGTCGCAGCCGCGCCTTCGTGAACGACCAGCCGGCCAGCGTCGGCCTGCTGCGGCGACTGGGCGACCTGCTGGTGGAAATCCACGGCCAGTTCGATGATCGCGGCCTGCTGGACCCCGCCACCCACCGCGAGGCGCTGGACGCCTTCGGCAACCATGCAGCGCTGCTGCGCGATACCGCCACCGCCCATGCCGGCTGGCGTCAGGCCGCCGAGGCGCTGGACCGGGCGAAGGCGGACGCGGCACAGGCCCGCACCGACGAGACCTTCCTGCGCCATGCGGTGGAAGAATTGGACGCGCTCTCCCCCGAAGCCGGCGAGGAGGAAAGGCTGGCCGAGCAGCGCAGCCTGATGATGAATGCCGAGCAGATCGCCGAGGCGATGTCGGCGGCGCTGGAGCATCTGAGCGGCGAGCGGGGGGCTGAGTCCGGGCTGGCCGGGGCGTCGCGCCAGCTTGGCCGGATCGCCGGCAAGGCCGGCCCGATCCTCGATCCTGCGCTGGCCGCGCTCGACCGCGCGGCGGCGGAGGCGCAGGAGGCCGTACACCTGCTGCAATCGGTCGCCAGCGAACTGGAAACCGATCCGGCGGCACTGACGAAGGCGGAGGACCGGCTGTACGCGCTGCGCGATGTCGCCCGCAAGCATGGCGTCGAGGTCGATGCGCTGCCCGCGCTGCGCGACCGGCTGGCCGAGCGGCTGGCCGCCATCGACGACAACGGTGGAAGGCTGGCGGCGCTGGAAACGGCGACGAAGGCGGCGCGCGAAGCCTATTCCGCTGCCGCCGGCCGGTTGAGCGAGGCAAGGCGCAAGGCCGCCGGCCGCATCGACAAGGCGGTCGGAACCGAACTGCCGCCGCTGAAGCTGGACAAGGCGCGCTTCGCCACCCGCATCGAGGAACTGCCGGAGGCGCAATGGGGGCCGCAGGGCATCGACCGCGTCGCCTTCGAGGTGGCGACCAATCCCGGCCAGGCACCGGGGCCGATCAACAAGATCGCCTCGGGCGGCGAGCTGTCGCGCTTCATGCTGGCGGTGAAGGTGGTCTTGAGTCAGGTCTCCCCCGTCCCGACCCTGGTGTTCGATGAGGTGGACAGCGGCGTCGGCGGCGCCACGGCGGATGCCGTTGGCGAACGGCTGGCGCGGTTGGGCGACGGGCTGCAGGTGCTGGTCGTCACCCATTCGCCGCAGGTCGCCGCGCGCGGTGGGCAGCATCTGCGCGTGGAAAAGCGCGCCGGGCGTGACAGCACGACCACCACCGTCGTCCCGCTGAGCGACCCGGACCGGCGCGAGGAGATTGCCCGCATGCTGTCCGGCGCGCAGATCACCGACGAGGCGCGCGCCGCCGCGAACCGCCTGATGGCCAGCTCCTGA
- a CDS encoding outer membrane protein assembly factor BamD, with product MTSFLRASRFAGCLALVLLAACSDKEEKPYVERPAETIYNEAMDSLLARDYFQAAPLFEEVERQHPYSSWATKAQLMAAYSYYQQNKYDDAVIALERFIDLHPASPDVAYAYYLKALSYYEQIVDVGRDQRTTRQALDAFDEVVRRFPDSKYARDARLKIDLANDHLAGKEMEIGRYYLTRGHYLAAINRFRKVVDEYQTTTHVPEALHRLTEAYYSLGLTEEAKKAAAVLGHNFPGSEWYQDSYANLAGGPGAENRESKGWFGRLRNIF from the coding sequence ATGACGTCATTCCTACGCGCCTCCCGGTTTGCCGGCTGCCTCGCCCTCGTGCTGCTCGCCGCCTGTTCCGACAAGGAAGAAAAGCCCTATGTCGAGCGGCCGGCCGAGACCATCTACAACGAGGCGATGGATTCGCTGCTGGCGCGCGACTATTTCCAGGCCGCGCCGCTGTTCGAGGAGGTGGAGCGCCAGCACCCCTACTCCAGCTGGGCAACCAAGGCGCAGCTGATGGCGGCCTATTCCTACTATCAGCAGAACAAGTATGACGATGCGGTGATCGCGCTGGAGCGCTTCATCGACCTGCATCCGGCCAGCCCAGACGTCGCCTATGCCTACTATCTGAAGGCGCTGAGCTATTACGAGCAGATCGTCGATGTCGGTCGCGACCAGCGCACGACACGGCAGGCGCTGGACGCCTTCGACGAGGTGGTGCGCCGCTTCCCGGACAGCAAATATGCCCGCGACGCCCGGCTGAAGATCGACCTCGCCAACGACCATCTCGCCGGCAAGGAAATGGAGATCGGGCGCTATTACCTGACGCGCGGCCATTACCTCGCGGCGATCAACCGGTTCCGCAAGGTGGTCGATGAATACCAGACCACCACGCACGTCCCCGAGGCTCTGCACCGCCTGACCGAGGCCTATTACTCGCTCGGCCTGACCGAGGAGGCGAAGAAGGCGGCCGCCGTGCTGGGGCACAATTTCCCCGGCAGCGAATGGTACCAGGACAGCTATGCCAACCTGGCCGGTGGTCCCGGTGCCGAGAACCGGGAGAGCAAGGGCTGGTTCGGCCGGCTGCGCAACATCTTCTGA